From Thiomicrospira sp. XS5, one genomic window encodes:
- a CDS encoding citrate synthase — protein sequence MEYIPGLAGVPATESEISYIDGQKGILTYRGYNIMELAEYSSFEETTLLLLFGNLPTASELADFENQLRNARRVKYNLREIMKNLPATTHPMHMLQVAVASLASFYPSTEYMKGGTENQAYINEVTVNIISHMGTLVAMWEHMRNGYDPIEPRKDLTYAENFLYMVTGEEPDKDWARLLDACLILHAEHTINASTFTTMVTGSTLANPCSVISSAIASLSGPLHGGANQKVIEMLDEIGSPENARPYIEKRLAEKKVIWGMGHREYKTKDPRATILQKLSSELLQKKSDAGSLSQAFATAMEVEKVCEELLSHKGVYPNVDFYSGILYKEMGFDAGLFTPIFAVARSAGWMAHWREQLQNNKIFRPTQIYTGAGNSCYLPMEKRGESHEREAAE from the coding sequence ATGGAATACATTCCTGGTCTGGCGGGCGTGCCTGCAACAGAGTCTGAAATTTCTTACATCGATGGTCAAAAGGGTATTCTGACCTACCGTGGTTACAATATCATGGAGTTGGCCGAGTACTCTTCCTTCGAGGAAACCACGCTTTTGTTGCTGTTTGGCAACCTGCCGACGGCCAGTGAATTGGCGGATTTCGAGAACCAGCTCCGCAATGCGCGTCGCGTGAAATACAACCTGCGCGAGATTATGAAGAACCTGCCGGCCACCACGCACCCAATGCACATGCTGCAAGTCGCGGTGGCCAGTTTGGCCAGCTTTTACCCAAGCACCGAGTACATGAAGGGCGGGACGGAAAACCAGGCTTATATCAATGAAGTAACGGTGAACATCATTTCTCACATGGGCACCCTGGTGGCGATGTGGGAACACATGCGCAACGGTTATGACCCCATCGAACCGCGCAAGGATTTGACCTATGCGGAAAACTTTTTGTACATGGTGACGGGGGAAGAGCCGGATAAGGATTGGGCGCGGTTGTTGGATGCTTGTTTGATTTTGCATGCCGAGCACACCATCAATGCCTCGACCTTTACCACCATGGTCACAGGGTCAACTTTGGCAAACCCATGCTCGGTCATTTCTTCGGCGATTGCGTCCTTGTCCGGCCCGTTACACGGCGGGGCCAACCAGAAAGTCATCGAAATGCTGGATGAAATTGGTTCGCCGGAAAATGCGCGTCCTTACATTGAAAAACGTCTGGCGGAAAAGAAAGTGATTTGGGGCATGGGGCACCGTGAGTACAAAACCAAAGACCCGCGTGCCACGATTCTGCAGAAATTGTCTTCGGAATTATTGCAAAAGAAAAGCGATGCCGGTTCTCTGAGTCAGGCGTTTGCCACGGCGATGGAAGTGGAAAAAGTCTGCGAAGAGTTATTAAGCCATAAAGGTGTTTACCCGAACGTCGATTTTTATTCCGGTATTTTGTATAAAGAAATGGGCTTCGACGCCGGTTTGTTCACGCCGATTTTTGCAGTGGCACGTTCCGCGGGCTGGATGGCGCACTGGCGTGAGCAGTTGCAGAACAACAAAATCTTCCGTCCGACGCAAATTTACACGGGGGCGGGCAACTCTTGTTACCTGCCGATGGAAAAGCGCGGCGAATCGCATGAGCGAGAAGCTGCCGAGTGA
- a CDS encoding anhydro-N-acetylmuramic acid kinase, giving the protein MNKAGNGPGKDLYIGLMSGTSLDGVDAALVDLSQTAPNLEGFFTHPYPSDLQSALNQLNEQPQASLKNLCQLEHEVAMQFIQASQTLLEQTGTPRDAVTAIGSHGQTVFHAPDIPMSLQIGHPAFIAKQMALTTVADFRIDDLANGGQGAPLAPAFHRTLFSHAEHLAVINIGGIANISYLSPSDTLGFDTGPGNGLMDDICRQHFGCDYDANGQLAAQTEPDSELLAQLLADDYFAQPAPKTTGKDYFNQAWLNRQLAYFSSEQPTPKALLSTLNQLTVETLIQGLKTLPEPPTEVLICGGGAENQTLLNRLQAKLNYPVKTTADYGIHPHAMEAMMCAWLAQQRLLNQPISLANITGAERDSILGGIWHA; this is encoded by the coding sequence TTGAATAAAGCCGGAAACGGTCCAGGCAAAGATCTCTACATCGGACTCATGTCCGGCACCAGCCTGGACGGCGTCGATGCCGCCTTGGTGGATCTCTCGCAAACCGCACCGAACCTCGAAGGCTTTTTCACCCATCCTTACCCAAGCGATTTACAGAGCGCTCTCAACCAACTCAATGAACAACCGCAAGCCAGTTTAAAAAACCTGTGCCAACTCGAACACGAGGTGGCCATGCAGTTTATACAAGCCAGTCAGACGTTACTTGAACAGACCGGCACACCGCGTGACGCTGTGACCGCCATCGGCAGCCACGGCCAAACCGTTTTCCATGCGCCGGACATTCCGATGAGCTTGCAAATCGGGCACCCGGCCTTTATCGCCAAACAAATGGCCTTGACGACGGTGGCCGACTTTCGCATCGACGACCTGGCCAACGGCGGCCAAGGTGCCCCACTGGCGCCAGCCTTCCATCGCACACTTTTCTCGCACGCTGAACATTTGGCGGTGATCAATATCGGCGGCATCGCCAATATCAGCTACCTGTCGCCAAGCGACACCCTTGGCTTCGACACCGGGCCGGGCAATGGCTTAATGGATGACATCTGTCGCCAGCACTTTGGATGCGACTACGATGCCAATGGACAACTGGCGGCACAGACTGAACCGGACAGCGAGTTATTAGCGCAACTTTTAGCGGACGACTACTTTGCCCAACCGGCTCCAAAAACCACCGGAAAGGACTACTTCAACCAGGCCTGGTTGAATCGGCAATTGGCCTATTTCAGTTCCGAACAACCGACCCCGAAAGCCCTGTTATCGACACTCAACCAACTCACCGTCGAGACACTGATTCAAGGGCTGAAAACCTTGCCCGAGCCCCCGACAGAAGTGCTGATTTGCGGCGGCGGTGCCGAAAACCAAACCTTACTGAACCGCCTGCAAGCCAAGCTGAACTATCCAGTCAAAACCACCGCCGATTATGGCATTCACCCCCACGCCATGGAAGCAATGATGTGTGCCTGGCTCGCTCAACAACGCCTGTTAAACCAGCCTATTTCATTGGCCAACATTACCGGGGCCGAACGTGATTCGATATTGGGCGGCATCTGGCACGCTTAA
- a CDS encoding peptidoglycan DD-metalloendopeptidase family protein → MNQLKASLHFILLLTLIFLFVVQFATASQPAEKERLPLPPLMDATNLTTKQPENNWHKHHVTIQRNGSLSQALDSLGIPAGTTFKIASTQNGEWLTQLRVGDALDIWTDQSNQLQKILYPKYDATHYQLVRQDNDDFLIQKIEHPVETKVETAAGTIQHSFYLSGTEAGLSAKTIMNLADIFSWEIDFIRQLRPGDPFKVIYEKHFINGQYIGDGDILAAEISTAGNERHTAFLLRDANDEKVGYYDENRRNLRKAFLRNPVDYVRITSRYKPKRFHPVLKKWRAHRGVDYGGPTGTPIHVTGDGQIVKRAWSRSYGRVIFVKHAGKYTTVYAHMSKFGKYKKGAWVRQGDTIGYIGQTGLASGPHLHYEFRKNGRHVDPLKVKFPDAGPVPKQYRARFKQYAGLMTAQMDRLNPHTQLVSNFE, encoded by the coding sequence GTGAACCAGTTAAAAGCAAGCTTACATTTTATACTGTTACTGACACTGATTTTCCTGTTTGTCGTTCAGTTCGCCACCGCCTCTCAACCGGCGGAGAAGGAACGACTCCCTCTCCCTCCGCTCATGGACGCCACCAACCTGACGACCAAACAGCCTGAAAACAATTGGCACAAACACCACGTCACCATTCAAAGAAATGGCAGCCTATCGCAAGCGCTGGATTCGCTTGGCATTCCCGCCGGCACCACCTTTAAAATTGCTTCCACTCAAAACGGTGAATGGTTAACGCAATTGCGCGTCGGTGATGCCTTGGACATTTGGACCGACCAGAGCAACCAACTGCAAAAAATTCTCTACCCAAAATACGATGCCACCCACTATCAGTTAGTACGTCAGGATAACGATGACTTTTTGATTCAAAAAATCGAACATCCCGTGGAAACCAAGGTGGAAACAGCCGCCGGCACCATCCAACATTCGTTTTACCTGAGCGGCACCGAAGCCGGACTCAGCGCAAAAACCATTATGAATTTAGCCGACATTTTTTCATGGGAAATCGATTTCATCCGTCAGCTACGCCCAGGTGATCCGTTCAAAGTCATTTATGAAAAACACTTTATCAACGGTCAATATATCGGCGACGGCGACATTCTCGCCGCCGAAATCAGCACCGCCGGTAACGAGCGTCACACCGCCTTTTTATTGCGGGACGCCAACGATGAGAAAGTGGGCTATTACGACGAAAACCGTCGCAATTTACGTAAAGCTTTTTTACGTAATCCGGTGGACTATGTTCGCATCACTTCCCGTTACAAACCCAAACGTTTTCACCCCGTCTTGAAAAAATGGCGCGCCCACCGCGGTGTGGATTATGGCGGACCAACCGGTACCCCGATTCATGTCACTGGTGACGGCCAAATCGTCAAACGTGCTTGGAGCCGCAGCTATGGTCGTGTGATTTTCGTCAAACATGCCGGAAAATACACCACCGTTTATGCCCACATGTCCAAATTCGGCAAGTACAAAAAAGGTGCCTGGGTCAGACAAGGCGATACCATTGGCTACATCGGCCAAACCGGTTTGGCTTCCGGCCCGCATTTGCACTATGAATTCCGCAAAAACGGCCGTCACGTGGACCCATTGAAAGTCAAATTCCCCGACGCCGGCCCGGTACCGAAACAGTACCGCGCCCGTTTCAAGCAATATGCCGGTTTGATGACGGCCCAAATGGACCGCCTCAATCCGCACACCCAATTGGTGTCTAACTTTGAATAA
- a CDS encoding sulfurtransferase TusA family protein: MPEAQRIDAKGLKCPMPVIKLQQRVRQSSSGEHLIIECTDPGAEKDIRSWCNVNKHPFIGATPTDYGCEIEVEVG; this comes from the coding sequence ATGCCCGAAGCACAGCGGATTGACGCAAAAGGACTGAAATGCCCAATGCCGGTGATTAAATTGCAGCAACGCGTTCGCCAGTCGTCATCCGGCGAACACCTGATTATCGAATGCACCGACCCGGGCGCCGAAAAGGACATCCGTAGCTGGTGTAACGTGAACAAGCACCCGTTCATTGGCGCGACCCCAACGGATTATGGCTGCGAAATAGAGGTCGAAGTCGGCTAA
- the glyQ gene encoding glycine--tRNA ligase subunit alpha, whose product MSNNAATDISTFQGLIQTLQAFWAEQGCVIMQPYDNEMGAGTFHPSTFLKAVGPEPWRAAYVQPCRRPTDGRYGENPNRLQHYYQFQVMLKPSPDNIQELYLESLKTLGIDPLEHDIRFVEDNWESPTLGAWGLGWEVWMNGMEVTQFTYFQQVGGLECRPVTGEITYGLERIAMYLQGVNSVYDLTWVNGPEGKVTYGDVFHQNEVEMSTYNFEKADTEILFRTFDECETVFGKLVADKLPLPAYEQVLKASHAFNLLDARHAISVTERARFIGRVRNMAKQIAEAYYEGREALGFPLVKEGGQ is encoded by the coding sequence GTGTCTAACAACGCGGCAACGGATATTTCAACTTTTCAAGGGTTGATCCAAACCCTACAAGCCTTCTGGGCAGAACAAGGTTGCGTCATTATGCAACCGTACGACAACGAAATGGGAGCGGGAACCTTCCATCCATCCACCTTTCTAAAAGCCGTCGGCCCGGAGCCATGGCGTGCGGCCTATGTTCAGCCATGCCGCCGTCCAACCGACGGTCGCTACGGTGAAAACCCGAACCGACTGCAGCATTATTATCAGTTCCAAGTCATGTTGAAGCCGTCGCCGGATAACATTCAGGAATTGTATCTGGAATCGTTGAAAACCCTTGGTATCGATCCTCTGGAACATGATATCCGCTTTGTGGAAGACAATTGGGAATCGCCAACCTTGGGTGCCTGGGGCTTGGGCTGGGAAGTTTGGATGAACGGAATGGAAGTGACCCAGTTCACCTATTTCCAACAAGTCGGCGGCTTGGAATGCCGTCCGGTGACCGGTGAAATCACTTACGGTCTGGAGCGCATCGCCATGTACCTGCAAGGCGTCAACAGTGTGTACGACCTGACTTGGGTGAACGGGCCGGAAGGCAAAGTCACTTATGGGGATGTGTTCCATCAAAACGAAGTGGAAATGTCGACCTATAACTTCGAAAAAGCCGATACCGAAATTTTGTTCCGTACCTTTGACGAATGCGAGACCGTGTTCGGAAAGCTGGTGGCGGACAAGCTGCCGTTGCCGGCTTACGAGCAGGTATTGAAAGCGTCGCACGCCTTTAACCTATTGGATGCGCGTCATGCCATCAGTGTGACGGAGCGCGCCCGCTTTATCGGGCGAGTGCGTAACATGGCGAAACAAATCGCCGAAGCCTATTATGAAGGACGAGAAGCGCTTGGCTTCCCTCTGGTCAAAGAGGGAGGGCAATAA
- the glyS gene encoding glycine--tRNA ligase subunit beta produces the protein MNMNTADFLVEIGTEELPPKALKTLSKAFMEGVKAGLDEAELNYDVAQAYASPRRLAVRVEGLQTRQEDKTVERKGPAKKAAFDADGNPTKALQGFARGCGADVSDLSELETDKGIWMVYYLEQKGQAAADLLPEIVNQALAKLPIPKRMRWGSSDVEFVRPVHWALMLLDDAVVPATVLGHETSNVTHGHRFHAPQAIKIARPGDYLTVLREQGYVEADFDARQERIRQQVIVAAESVNGVAEIDESLLEEVAALNEWPTAVVGDFDESFLNVPSEALISAMKGHQKYFHILDANGRLMAKFITLSNIESSNPESVKKGNERVIRPRLSDAKFFWDQDRKQPLDDFLPRLKTVVFQQKLGTLYDKVERLETLAVKIGKPLGEEAQILERAARLSKCDLMSEMVGEFPDLQGVMGRYYAQAQNENAQVAEAIDGQYQPRFAGDDLPASAVSQALAIADKLDTITGIYGIGQVPTGDKDPFALRRSALGLMRIIIEKELDLDLRLLIQFSLDLHSEITASETLVDEIYDFIVSRLKAYYAAKGVSAEQFEAVRVCAPAHPLDFGKRIDAVCQFSDMDGSESLSAANKRIANILKKYDGDLPEEVDTALFEEAAEKELFEALDALRETVSSQIAGRDYAAAMALLATIRQPVDAFFDQVMVMADSEAVKQNRLALLNQIYQLFLQVADISRL, from the coding sequence ATGAATATGAATACAGCAGATTTTTTAGTTGAAATTGGTACCGAAGAACTGCCACCGAAGGCCTTGAAAACCCTTTCCAAAGCGTTTATGGAGGGTGTTAAAGCCGGGCTGGATGAAGCCGAACTGAATTATGACGTCGCGCAAGCTTATGCCTCGCCTCGCCGCTTGGCCGTGCGGGTGGAAGGTTTGCAAACCCGCCAAGAAGATAAAACGGTTGAACGCAAAGGGCCGGCCAAAAAAGCGGCCTTTGATGCGGACGGAAATCCGACCAAGGCGTTGCAAGGTTTCGCGCGTGGCTGTGGTGCCGACGTCAGCGACCTGTCGGAACTGGAAACCGATAAAGGCATTTGGATGGTGTATTACCTGGAGCAAAAAGGCCAAGCGGCCGCCGATTTGTTGCCAGAGATTGTGAATCAAGCCTTGGCGAAATTGCCGATTCCGAAGCGCATGCGCTGGGGCAGCTCCGATGTGGAATTCGTCCGTCCGGTCCACTGGGCGTTGATGTTGCTGGATGACGCGGTGGTGCCGGCCACAGTGTTGGGGCATGAAACCTCGAACGTGACGCACGGCCACCGTTTTCATGCGCCGCAAGCGATTAAAATCGCCAGGCCTGGTGATTACTTGACCGTGTTGCGTGAGCAAGGCTATGTCGAGGCCGATTTCGACGCGCGCCAGGAACGCATTCGTCAACAAGTCATCGTTGCGGCCGAGTCGGTCAATGGCGTAGCGGAAATTGATGAAAGCCTGTTGGAAGAAGTCGCGGCCTTGAATGAATGGCCGACTGCGGTGGTGGGCGACTTCGACGAAAGCTTCTTGAATGTACCGTCGGAAGCCTTGATTTCGGCGATGAAAGGCCACCAAAAATATTTCCATATTCTCGATGCAAACGGTCGTTTGATGGCGAAATTCATTACCTTGTCGAACATCGAAAGTTCCAACCCGGAGTCGGTGAAAAAAGGCAACGAGCGCGTGATTCGTCCGCGTCTGTCGGACGCCAAATTCTTCTGGGATCAAGACCGCAAGCAGCCGTTGGATGACTTTTTACCGCGTTTGAAAACCGTGGTGTTCCAACAAAAATTGGGCACCTTGTACGACAAGGTCGAGCGATTGGAAACGCTGGCGGTGAAAATCGGCAAGCCGTTGGGTGAAGAAGCGCAGATTTTGGAACGCGCCGCGCGTTTGTCGAAATGCGACTTGATGAGCGAAATGGTGGGCGAATTCCCGGACTTGCAAGGGGTGATGGGGCGTTATTACGCTCAGGCGCAAAACGAAAACGCTCAGGTCGCCGAAGCGATTGATGGCCAGTATCAGCCGCGTTTTGCCGGGGATGACTTGCCGGCATCGGCGGTCTCGCAAGCCTTGGCGATTGCCGATAAACTGGATACGATTACCGGTATTTACGGCATCGGTCAGGTGCCGACCGGGGATAAAGACCCATTCGCCTTGCGTCGTTCCGCCTTGGGCTTGATGCGTATTATCATCGAAAAAGAACTCGATTTGGATTTGCGTTTGTTGATTCAATTCAGTTTGGATTTGCATTCCGAAATCACCGCTTCCGAGACGTTGGTGGATGAAATTTACGATTTCATCGTCAGCCGTCTGAAAGCCTATTACGCGGCCAAAGGTGTGTCCGCCGAACAGTTTGAAGCGGTGCGCGTCTGTGCGCCGGCGCATCCGTTGGATTTCGGCAAGCGCATTGATGCGGTGTGTCAGTTTAGCGATATGGACGGTTCGGAGAGTTTAAGTGCCGCGAATAAACGGATTGCCAATATCCTGAAGAAATACGACGGTGATTTGCCGGAAGAAGTCGACACCGCGCTGTTTGAAGAAGCGGCTGAAAAGGAATTGTTCGAGGCGTTGGATGCGTTGCGCGAAACGGTCAGCAGTCAAATTGCCGGGCGCGATTATGCGGCGGCCATGGCGTTGTTGGCGACCATTCGTCAGCCGGTGGATGCGTTCTTTGATCAGGTCATGGTGATGGCCGATTCGGAAGCCGTTAAACAGAACCGTTTGGCGCTGTTGAATCAAATTTATCAACTGTTCTTACAGGTGGCGGATATCTCGCGTCTGTAA
- the gmhB gene encoding D-glycero-beta-D-manno-heptose 1,7-bisphosphate 7-phosphatase: protein MKLIVLDRDGVVNEDSDAYIKHPDEWHPVPGSLEAIAKLKQAGWTVAVATNQSGIRRGYYSRETLHAMHMKFVALLAEQGAQVDWISYSPYVAEDDSPCRKPGTGMLQAIENRFGVSLAGQPMVGDTLADIAVAKAKGMTPYLVKTGKGPRTIATQDPLLSGVPVYDNLLTVVEALR, encoded by the coding sequence ATGAAATTGATTGTATTGGATCGCGATGGCGTGGTGAATGAGGATTCAGATGCCTACATCAAGCATCCGGATGAATGGCATCCGGTGCCGGGCAGTTTGGAGGCCATCGCAAAACTGAAACAAGCCGGGTGGACGGTGGCGGTGGCCACCAACCAGTCCGGGATTCGGCGCGGTTATTATTCGCGCGAGACGCTTCACGCCATGCACATGAAGTTTGTGGCGTTGCTGGCAGAGCAGGGCGCGCAAGTGGACTGGATCAGCTATTCGCCTTATGTCGCGGAAGACGACTCGCCGTGCCGTAAACCGGGAACGGGCATGTTGCAGGCCATTGAAAACCGTTTTGGCGTGTCCTTGGCGGGGCAACCGATGGTGGGCGATACCTTGGCAGATATTGCCGTGGCGAAGGCCAAAGGCATGACGCCTTATCTGGTGAAAACCGGAAAAGGCCCGCGAACCATAGCGACGCAAGACCCTTTGTTGTCGGGCGTTCCAGTTTACGACAATTTATTGACGGTGGTGGAGGCTTTACGATGA
- a CDS encoding 1-acyl-sn-glycerol-3-phosphate acyltransferase, with translation MSALKKGFYGFRSILFSVGQVVSVILFSLVGQLFRPFSSRARYQFIHYWARFCIWWLKVTCGVSYRLHGREHLDFSKTGLVLARHESTWETLAFQEIFPRQTFVLKKELLRIPFFGWGLALLDPISIDRNAGRQAIKQVVSDGVARLHNDVWVVIFPEGTRMTSGQPGKIKPGGALLAQKADAPVYLVAHNAGRFWPKNSFVKYPGIVDIHISPPLETADLTVAEINQKIEEWFLAHSDIQHDNSTDKKSDKSEVR, from the coding sequence ATGAGCGCGTTGAAAAAAGGATTCTACGGGTTTCGCTCGATTTTATTCTCGGTCGGGCAAGTGGTGTCGGTCATTCTGTTTTCGTTGGTCGGTCAGCTGTTTCGACCCTTCTCGAGTCGCGCCCGTTACCAGTTTATCCACTACTGGGCTCGATTCTGTATTTGGTGGTTGAAGGTGACTTGTGGTGTCTCCTATCGACTGCACGGTCGCGAGCATCTGGACTTCTCAAAAACTGGTTTAGTTCTTGCTAGACATGAGTCGACATGGGAAACCTTGGCTTTTCAGGAAATTTTCCCACGGCAAACATTCGTATTGAAAAAAGAACTGCTACGGATTCCGTTCTTTGGGTGGGGACTGGCCTTGCTGGACCCGATTTCGATTGACCGGAATGCCGGAAGACAGGCGATCAAACAAGTGGTGAGCGATGGTGTGGCGCGCCTCCACAATGATGTTTGGGTGGTAATTTTTCCGGAAGGGACCCGTATGACATCCGGTCAGCCCGGCAAGATCAAGCCGGGCGGCGCTTTATTGGCGCAGAAGGCCGATGCGCCGGTGTATTTGGTGGCGCATAATGCGGGGCGCTTTTGGCCGAAGAACAGCTTTGTCAAATATCCCGGTATTGTGGATATTCATATCAGCCCGCCGTTGGAGACTGCAGATCTGACGGTGGCCGAAATCAACCAGAAAATAGAGGAATGGTTTTTAGCGCACTCTGACATTCAGCACGACAACTCAACCGATAAGAAGAGTGATAAGAGTGAGGTGCGCTGA
- a CDS encoding motility protein A translates to MSKLATFIGVFFGSLIVLLSMVDFEKGQLLSAFFNFQGLLVVLGGTFAATLINYPLSQMGCFFRGIGKVFASEPESENEAIEQIVYLSHIAQSKGVLALEKEIELISDSFLRFALSEMMVYRDKEHLATSLENHLNAMRLRHLNCQDVFNNMASYAPAFGMMGTVMGLIMMMTSQVGGDAGTYTPGQSDDMLNNLLQGMGLALVTTFYGVLFANFVFIPIAGKLKVLSDAEALKNEILMYGVLGLKSEQPPLLLRESLTAFVNEKNKERLELTLR, encoded by the coding sequence ATGAGTAAACTGGCAACCTTCATTGGCGTCTTTTTCGGAAGTCTGATTGTACTTCTGAGCATGGTCGATTTTGAAAAAGGCCAGTTGCTGTCTGCCTTCTTCAATTTTCAAGGGTTGCTGGTCGTTCTGGGCGGCACCTTTGCCGCCACGCTCATCAATTATCCCCTCTCTCAAATGGGCTGCTTCTTCCGAGGCATCGGTAAGGTGTTTGCATCCGAGCCGGAGTCGGAAAACGAAGCCATCGAACAAATCGTTTACCTCAGTCACATTGCACAAAGCAAAGGTGTGTTGGCGCTGGAAAAGGAAATTGAATTGATCTCGGATTCATTTCTGCGTTTTGCGCTGTCGGAAATGATGGTCTATCGGGATAAAGAACACCTCGCCACCAGTTTGGAAAACCACTTGAACGCCATGCGGCTGCGACACCTCAATTGTCAGGATGTGTTCAATAATATGGCGTCTTATGCACCCGCCTTCGGGATGATGGGAACGGTGATGGGGCTGATTATGATGATGACCTCGCAAGTGGGCGGCGATGCTGGCACCTACACGCCCGGGCAGTCCGACGACATGTTGAATAACTTGTTGCAAGGCATGGGTTTGGCGCTGGTGACAACCTTCTACGGCGTTTTGTTCGCCAATTTTGTATTTATTCCGATTGCCGGTAAGTTGAAAGTACTGTCGGACGCGGAGGCGCTGAAAAATGAAATTTTGATGTACGGTGTGCTGGGGCTGAAAAGCGAACAGCCGCCGCTGCTGTTACGTGAAAGTCTGACCGCGTTTGTCAACGAGAAAAACAAAGAGCGGTTGGAACTGACGCTCAGGTAA